From a region of the Cucumis sativus cultivar 9930 chromosome 6, Cucumber_9930_V3, whole genome shotgun sequence genome:
- the LOC101205008 gene encoding pentatricopeptide repeat-containing protein At2g33760 isoform X2 codes for MNKIKLQTQQLAFQHPVTRNFDTQSHSPVHEALLRSGPRLRNLQQVHAHIIVSGLHRSRSLLTKLISLVCTAGSITYARRLFPTVPNPDSFLFDSLLKVTSKFGFSIDTVLFYRRMLFSGAPQSNYTFTSVIKACADLSALRLGKEIHSHVMVCGYGSDMYVQAALIALYAKASDMKVAKKVFDAMPQRTIIAWNSLISGYDQNGLPQESIGLFHLMMESGFQPDSATIVSLLSSCSQLGALDFGCWLHDYADGNGFDLNVVLGTSLINMYTRCGNVSKAREVFDSMKERNVVTWTAMISGYGMHGYVLSACAHSGLIDDGRRVFSSMKEAYGLVPGVEHNVCMVDMFGRAGLLNDAYQFIKKFIPKEPGPAVWTSMLGACRMHRNFDLGVKVAEHVLSVEPENPGHYVMLSNIYALAGRMDRVEMVRNMMTRRRLKKQVGYSTIEINRKTYLFSMGDKSHPQTNTIYRYLDELMCRCSESGYVPAPESLMHDLEEEERDYALRYHSEKLALAFGLLKTNQGETIRIVKNLRICEDCHSAIKHISIIADREIIVRDKFRFHHFKDGSCSCLDYW; via the exons atgaacaaaattaaactgCAAACCCAACAACTTGCATTTCAACATCCTGTAACTCGCAATTTTGACACGCAATCGCATTCTCCTGTCCACGAAGCGCTTCTTCGATCAGGTCCCCGTCTCAGAAACCTTCAACAAGTTCATGCCCATATCATCGTTTCCGGACTCCATAGAAGTCGATCCCTCCTCACTAAGCTTATTTCTCTGGTTTGTACCGCTGGTTCAATCACCTATGCTCGACGATTGTTCCCCACTGTGCCTAATCCGGATTCTTTCCTGTTTGATTCCCTCCTCAAAGTGACTTCCAAGTTCGGTTTCTCTATTGATACTGTCTTGTTTTACCGTCGCATGCTTTTCTCAGGTGCTCCCCAGTCGAATTACACCTTTACGTCTGTGATTAAAGCCTGTGCGGATCTTTCAGCTCTAAGGTTGGGTAAAGAAATTCATTCTCACGTTATGGTTTGTGGGTATGGTTCTGATATGTATGTTCAGGCTGCTTTAATTGCTCTCTATGCTAAAGCTAGTGATATGAAAGTTGCCAAGAAGGTGTTTGATGCAATGCCACAAAGAACAATTATAGCTTGGAACTCACTTATATCAGGGTATGACCAAAATGGACTCCCGCAAGAATCAATTGGTTTATTTCATCTGATGATGGAGTCGGGTTTTCAACCGGATTCAGCAACAATAGTGAGCTTATTGTCTTCCTGTTCTCAGCTAGGGGCGCTTGATTTCGGTTGCTGGTTGCATGATTATGCTGATGGTAATGGATTTGATCTCAACGTGGTTCTTGGTACTTCTTTGATTAACATGTACACTAGATGTGGGAATGTAAGCAAAGCGCGGGAAGTTTTTGACTCCATGAAAGAAAGGAATGTTGTCACCTGGACAGCCATGATTTCAGGGTACGGCATGCATGGCTACG TCTTGTCTGCATGTGCTCATTCAGGGTTGATTGATGATGGTCGTCGGGTATTTTCGAGCATGAAGGAAGCATATGGGTTAGTTCCAGGAGTAGAACATAATGTCTGCATGGTAGATATGTTTGGGCGTGCTGGATTGCTCAACGATGCTTATCAATTTATCAAAAAGTTTATTCCCAAGGAGCCAGGCCCGGCGGTTTGGACTTCAATGCTCGGGGCCTGTAGAATGCATAGAAATTTTGACCTTGGAGTTAAGGTTGCAGAACATGTTTTATCAGTTGAGCCAGAAAATCCTGGCCATTATGTAATGCTTTCTAACATATATGCATTGGCCGGTAGGATGGATCGAGTGGAGATGGTACGAAATATGATGACCAGACGACGCCTAAAGAAGCAAGTAGGCTATAGCACCATAGAGATCAATCGAAAGACCTATTTGTTTAGCATGGGTGACAAGTCTCATCCTCAGACAAACACTATATATAGGTATTTAGATGAATTAATGTGTCGATGTAGTGAATCAGGCTATGTACCAGCACCGGAGTCCTTAATGCAtgatttggaagaagaagaaagggatTATGCCCTTAGGTATCACAGTGAGAAGCTTGCACTAGCATTTGGTTTACTTAAAACCAATCAAGGTGAGACTATTAGAATTGTAAAGAACCTTCGAATATGCGAGGATTGCCATTCAGCTATTAAACACATCTCTATTATTGCTGATAGAGAAATAATTGTTAGGGATAAATTTCGTTTTCACCACTTCAAAGATGGTTCATGTTCTTGTCTTGATTATTGGtga
- the LOC101205008 gene encoding pentatricopeptide repeat-containing protein At2g33760 isoform X3, which produces MNKIKLQTQQLAFQHPVTRNFDTQSHSPVHEALLRSGPRLRNLQQVHAHIIVSGLHRSRSLLTKLISLVCTAGSITYARRLFPTVPNPDSFLFDSLLKVTSKFGFSIDTVLFYRRMLFSGAPQSNYTFTSVIKACADLSALRLGKEIHSHVMVCGYGSDMYVQAALIALYAKASDMKVAKKVFDAMPQRTIIAWNSLISGYDQNGLPQESIGLFHLMMESGFQPDSATIVSLLSSCSQLGALDFGCWLHDYADGNGFDLNVVLGTSLINMYTRCGNVSKAREVFDSMKERNVVTWTAMISGYGMHGYGRQAMELFTEMRAYGPRPNNITFVAVLSACAHSGLIDDGRRVFSSMKEAYGLVPGVEHNVCMVDMFGRAGLLNDAYQFIKKFIPKEPGPAVWTSMLGACRMHRNFDLGVKVAEHVLSVEPENPGHYVMLSNIYALAGRMDRVEMVRNMMTRRRLKKQVGYSTIEINRKTYLFSMGDKSHPQTNTIYRYLDELMCRCSESGYVPAPESLMHDLEEEERDYALRYHSEKLALAFGLLKTNQVDVHLRFVG; this is translated from the exons atgaacaaaattaaactgCAAACCCAACAACTTGCATTTCAACATCCTGTAACTCGCAATTTTGACACGCAATCGCATTCTCCTGTCCACGAAGCGCTTCTTCGATCAGGTCCCCGTCTCAGAAACCTTCAACAAGTTCATGCCCATATCATCGTTTCCGGACTCCATAGAAGTCGATCCCTCCTCACTAAGCTTATTTCTCTGGTTTGTACCGCTGGTTCAATCACCTATGCTCGACGATTGTTCCCCACTGTGCCTAATCCGGATTCTTTCCTGTTTGATTCCCTCCTCAAAGTGACTTCCAAGTTCGGTTTCTCTATTGATACTGTCTTGTTTTACCGTCGCATGCTTTTCTCAGGTGCTCCCCAGTCGAATTACACCTTTACGTCTGTGATTAAAGCCTGTGCGGATCTTTCAGCTCTAAGGTTGGGTAAAGAAATTCATTCTCACGTTATGGTTTGTGGGTATGGTTCTGATATGTATGTTCAGGCTGCTTTAATTGCTCTCTATGCTAAAGCTAGTGATATGAAAGTTGCCAAGAAGGTGTTTGATGCAATGCCACAAAGAACAATTATAGCTTGGAACTCACTTATATCAGGGTATGACCAAAATGGACTCCCGCAAGAATCAATTGGTTTATTTCATCTGATGATGGAGTCGGGTTTTCAACCGGATTCAGCAACAATAGTGAGCTTATTGTCTTCCTGTTCTCAGCTAGGGGCGCTTGATTTCGGTTGCTGGTTGCATGATTATGCTGATGGTAATGGATTTGATCTCAACGTGGTTCTTGGTACTTCTTTGATTAACATGTACACTAGATGTGGGAATGTAAGCAAAGCGCGGGAAGTTTTTGACTCCATGAAAGAAAGGAATGTTGTCACCTGGACAGCCATGATTTCAGGGTACGGCATGCATGGCTACGGTAGGCAAGCAATGGAGCTTTTTACTGAAATGAGAGCTTATGGTCCTCGTCCTAACAATATTACATTCGTTGCAGTCTTGTCTGCATGTGCTCATTCAGGGTTGATTGATGATGGTCGTCGGGTATTTTCGAGCATGAAGGAAGCATATGGGTTAGTTCCAGGAGTAGAACATAATGTCTGCATGGTAGATATGTTTGGGCGTGCTGGATTGCTCAACGATGCTTATCAATTTATCAAAAAGTTTATTCCCAAGGAGCCAGGCCCGGCGGTTTGGACTTCAATGCTCGGGGCCTGTAGAATGCATAGAAATTTTGACCTTGGAGTTAAGGTTGCAGAACATGTTTTATCAGTTGAGCCAGAAAATCCTGGCCATTATGTAATGCTTTCTAACATATATGCATTGGCCGGTAGGATGGATCGAGTGGAGATGGTACGAAATATGATGACCAGACGACGCCTAAAGAAGCAAGTAGGCTATAGCACCATAGAGATCAATCGAAAGACCTATTTGTTTAGCATGGGTGACAAGTCTCATCCTCAGACAAACACTATATATAGGTATTTAGATGAATTAATGTGTCGATGTAGTGAATCAGGCTATGTACCAGCACCGGAGTCCTTAATGCAtgatttggaagaagaagaaagggatTATGCCCTTAGGTATCACAGTGAGAAGCTTGCACTAGCATTTGGTTTACTTAAAACCAATCAAG TTGATGTTCATCTACGTTTTGTTGGTTAG
- the LOC101203781 gene encoding VQ motif-containing protein 4, protein MKISHPNSSFTSSTSTTTADAFQPPPPKILNRSDSTNPYPTTFVQADTSSFKQVVQMLTGSPETAKQISTPDPPSKSSIPPIKSIPKRQHSNFKLYERRNALHNLQIINPVFASSVSSLRHNNHNLPEILSPSMLDFPSLVLSPVTPLIPDPFGRSQPLNSEPTNNVGSSNSGLDEEAEAKAIREKGFYLHPSPATTPRESEPELLPLFPITSPPRPGPPPPSS, encoded by the coding sequence ATGAAAATTTCTCATCCAAATTCCTCCTTCACTTCTTCCACTTCAACCACCACCGCCGATGCCTTTCAACCGCCACCCCCGAAAATCCTTAACAGATCCGATTCCACTAATCCATACCCCACCACTTTCGTTCAAGCCGATACCTCTTCCtttaaacaagttgttcaaaTGCTCACCGGCTCCCCGGAAACCGCCAAGCAAATTTCTACACCAGACCCTCCTTCTAAATCCTCCATCCCTCCCATTAAATCAATTCCCAAACGCCAACACTCCAATTTCAAGCTCTATGAGCGAAGAAATGCCCTCCATAACCTCCAAATTATCAACCCTGTTTTTGCCTCCTCTGTTTCTAGTCTCAGACATAATAACCATAACCTCCCTGAAATTCTCTCTCCCAGTATGCTGGATTTCCCCTCACTCGTCCTCAGCCCCGTCACGCCTCTCATTCCCGACCCCTTCGGCCGATCGCAGCCGTTGAATTCTGAACCGACGAACAATGTCGGTTCTAGTAATTCGGGTTTGGATGAAGAAGCAGAGGCTAAAGCCATTAGAGAAAAAGGATTTTATTTGCACCCTTCACCGGCCACCACTCCCAGAGAATCGGAACCGGAGCTTTTGCCACTATTTCCGATCACTTCCCCTCCGCGACCAGGTCCACCTCCTCCTTCTTCTTGA
- the LOC101204026 gene encoding non-classical arabinogalactan protein 31, which translates to MAFNLISLSFFSIFSFAIFAFSAADDITAAETLPVPHHHHHHHAPSPAPLPPPTHLPLHPPVHPPAHPPAHHRHHAHAQAPVHPPANAPSHHLPPTHPPAPAHHHHHHNVSPVHPPSHSPAPIYPPKPRLVRSFISVQGVVYCKSCKYPGADTLLGATPVAGASVKLICQNTKYPLVQTATTDKNGYFFITAPKAITSYAFHKCKVVLGSSPSPTCTKPSALHGGAAGAPLRPQKSYIDANKLPFVLYSVGPFAFEPTCPHH; encoded by the exons ATGGCTTTTAATCTCATCTCCCtatctttcttttccattttctcctTCGCCATTTTCGCCTTCTCCGCCGCCGACGACATCACGGCCGCCGAAACACTCCCCGTTCCccatcaccaccaccaccaccacgcTCCCTCGCCCGCACCATTACCTCCACCGACCCATTTGCCCCTTCACCCTCCCGTCCATCCTCCGGCTCACCCACCAGCACACCACCGCCATCACGCCCACGCCCAGGCTCCTGTTCACCCACCGGCAAATGCGCCCTCTCACCATCTCCCTCCAACTCACCCACCGGCTCCCgcccaccaccaccaccaccataaCGTCAGCCCAGTTCATCCCCCGTCTCACTCGCCGGCTCCGATCTACCCTCCGAAACCTCGGTTGGTGAGGAGCTTCATTTCGGTTCAAGGTGTTGTGTATTGCAAGTCCTGTAAATACCCGGGAGCTGACACACTGCTCGGAGCTACCCCCGTCGCCG GTGCAAGCGTGAAGCTAATCTGTCAGAACACTAAATACCCATTGGTTCAAACAGCAACCACTGACAAGAACGGCTATTTCTTCATCACAGCCCCAAAGGCCATCACCAGCTACGCCTTCCATAAGTGCAAGGTCGTTCTCGGCTCTTCCCCTTCCCCCACTTGCACCAAGCCCTCCGCTCTCCACGGCGGCGCTGCCGGAGCCCCTCTCCGCCCTCAGAAGTCTTACATCGACGCCAATAAACTCCCCTTCGTTCTCTACTCCGTTGGCCCTTTTGCCTTCGAACCCACTTGCCCTCATCATTAG
- the LOC101205008 gene encoding pentatricopeptide repeat-containing protein At2g33760 isoform X1, with product MNKIKLQTQQLAFQHPVTRNFDTQSHSPVHEALLRSGPRLRNLQQVHAHIIVSGLHRSRSLLTKLISLVCTAGSITYARRLFPTVPNPDSFLFDSLLKVTSKFGFSIDTVLFYRRMLFSGAPQSNYTFTSVIKACADLSALRLGKEIHSHVMVCGYGSDMYVQAALIALYAKASDMKVAKKVFDAMPQRTIIAWNSLISGYDQNGLPQESIGLFHLMMESGFQPDSATIVSLLSSCSQLGALDFGCWLHDYADGNGFDLNVVLGTSLINMYTRCGNVSKAREVFDSMKERNVVTWTAMISGYGMHGYGRQAMELFTEMRAYGPRPNNITFVAVLSACAHSGLIDDGRRVFSSMKEAYGLVPGVEHNVCMVDMFGRAGLLNDAYQFIKKFIPKEPGPAVWTSMLGACRMHRNFDLGVKVAEHVLSVEPENPGHYVMLSNIYALAGRMDRVEMVRNMMTRRRLKKQVGYSTIEINRKTYLFSMGDKSHPQTNTIYRYLDELMCRCSESGYVPAPESLMHDLEEEERDYALRYHSEKLALAFGLLKTNQGETIRIVKNLRICEDCHSAIKHISIIADREIIVRDKFRFHHFKDGSCSCLDYW from the coding sequence atgaacaaaattaaactgCAAACCCAACAACTTGCATTTCAACATCCTGTAACTCGCAATTTTGACACGCAATCGCATTCTCCTGTCCACGAAGCGCTTCTTCGATCAGGTCCCCGTCTCAGAAACCTTCAACAAGTTCATGCCCATATCATCGTTTCCGGACTCCATAGAAGTCGATCCCTCCTCACTAAGCTTATTTCTCTGGTTTGTACCGCTGGTTCAATCACCTATGCTCGACGATTGTTCCCCACTGTGCCTAATCCGGATTCTTTCCTGTTTGATTCCCTCCTCAAAGTGACTTCCAAGTTCGGTTTCTCTATTGATACTGTCTTGTTTTACCGTCGCATGCTTTTCTCAGGTGCTCCCCAGTCGAATTACACCTTTACGTCTGTGATTAAAGCCTGTGCGGATCTTTCAGCTCTAAGGTTGGGTAAAGAAATTCATTCTCACGTTATGGTTTGTGGGTATGGTTCTGATATGTATGTTCAGGCTGCTTTAATTGCTCTCTATGCTAAAGCTAGTGATATGAAAGTTGCCAAGAAGGTGTTTGATGCAATGCCACAAAGAACAATTATAGCTTGGAACTCACTTATATCAGGGTATGACCAAAATGGACTCCCGCAAGAATCAATTGGTTTATTTCATCTGATGATGGAGTCGGGTTTTCAACCGGATTCAGCAACAATAGTGAGCTTATTGTCTTCCTGTTCTCAGCTAGGGGCGCTTGATTTCGGTTGCTGGTTGCATGATTATGCTGATGGTAATGGATTTGATCTCAACGTGGTTCTTGGTACTTCTTTGATTAACATGTACACTAGATGTGGGAATGTAAGCAAAGCGCGGGAAGTTTTTGACTCCATGAAAGAAAGGAATGTTGTCACCTGGACAGCCATGATTTCAGGGTACGGCATGCATGGCTACGGTAGGCAAGCAATGGAGCTTTTTACTGAAATGAGAGCTTATGGTCCTCGTCCTAACAATATTACATTCGTTGCAGTCTTGTCTGCATGTGCTCATTCAGGGTTGATTGATGATGGTCGTCGGGTATTTTCGAGCATGAAGGAAGCATATGGGTTAGTTCCAGGAGTAGAACATAATGTCTGCATGGTAGATATGTTTGGGCGTGCTGGATTGCTCAACGATGCTTATCAATTTATCAAAAAGTTTATTCCCAAGGAGCCAGGCCCGGCGGTTTGGACTTCAATGCTCGGGGCCTGTAGAATGCATAGAAATTTTGACCTTGGAGTTAAGGTTGCAGAACATGTTTTATCAGTTGAGCCAGAAAATCCTGGCCATTATGTAATGCTTTCTAACATATATGCATTGGCCGGTAGGATGGATCGAGTGGAGATGGTACGAAATATGATGACCAGACGACGCCTAAAGAAGCAAGTAGGCTATAGCACCATAGAGATCAATCGAAAGACCTATTTGTTTAGCATGGGTGACAAGTCTCATCCTCAGACAAACACTATATATAGGTATTTAGATGAATTAATGTGTCGATGTAGTGAATCAGGCTATGTACCAGCACCGGAGTCCTTAATGCAtgatttggaagaagaagaaagggatTATGCCCTTAGGTATCACAGTGAGAAGCTTGCACTAGCATTTGGTTTACTTAAAACCAATCAAGGTGAGACTATTAGAATTGTAAAGAACCTTCGAATATGCGAGGATTGCCATTCAGCTATTAAACACATCTCTATTATTGCTGATAGAGAAATAATTGTTAGGGATAAATTTCGTTTTCACCACTTCAAAGATGGTTCATGTTCTTGTCTTGATTATTGGtga
- the LOC101204268 gene encoding serine/threonine/tyrosine-protein kinase HT1, with protein sequence MDEEANSWLRRTKFSHTVYHRWDSLKLNPVPFIVEPPRNSGLKSRPPSASSAQKPNPDISKIQRSFISNKQRSLSPLPESNLSEVFKEAKSESKRFSTPTPRLRERTKEFKNKLFNKDPQDSKSSNSKSSLNTSPLKQLSSGKGGDKSKLKKDSSWTKYFDSGKVTAVETADDWTVDLSKLFVGLRFAHGAHSRLYHGKYNDEPVAVKIIRVPDDDENGTLAARLEKQFTREVTLLSRLYHPNVIKFVAACRNPPVYCVITEYLSQGSLRAYLHKLEHQSLPLQKLIKFALDVARGMEYLHSQGVIHRDLKPENVLIDEDMHLKIADFGIACPEAFFDPLADDPGTYRWMAPEMIKHKPCSRKVDVYSFGLMLWEMVSGAIPYEDMTPIQAAFAVVNKNLRPVISSDCPLAMRALIEQCWSLQPDKRPDFWQIVKVLEQFESSLARDGTLNLLGNPLSSFHDHKKGLLHWIQKLGPLHPEVSSSPVPKPKFS encoded by the exons ATGGACGAAGAGGCTAATTCTTGGCTTAGGAGAACGAAGTTTTCTCACACGGTTTATCATCGATGGGactcattaaaattaaacccaGTTCCTTTCATCGTCGAACCACCTCGCAATTCTGGCTTGAAATCGAGGCCTCCATCGGCTTCATCTGCTCAGAAGCCGAATCCTGATATTTCGAAGATTCAGCGAAGTTTCATTTCCAATAAACAGAGGTCTCTGTCTCCTCTCCCTGAGAGCAACCTCTCTGAAGTTTTCAAGGAAGCAAAATCCGAGAGTAAGAGATTCTCAACTCCAACTCCTCGACTTAGAGAACGAACTAAGGAATTCAAGAACAAGCTATTCAATAAGGACCCTCAAGATTCAAAATCATCCAATTCCAAGTCATCGTTGAATACCAGTCCCTTGAAACAACTATCTTCAGGGAAAGGGGGTGATAAGTCAAAGTTGAAGAAGGACTCTTCCTGGACTAAATATTTCGATTCTGGAAAAGTCACTGCGGTTGAAACAGCGGATGACTGGACTGTTGATCTCTCCAAGTTGTTTGTTGGATTAAGGTTTGCTCATGGAGCTCATAGTCGACTTTATCATGGAAAGTACAACGACGAACCTGTTGctgttaaaattattagagTGCCTGATGATGACGAAAACGGAACGCTTGCGGCTCGATTGGAGAAGCAATTCACCAGAGAAGTTACCCTTTTATCGCGTCTCTATCATCCAAATGTTATAAAG TTTGTAGCTGCTTGTAGGAACCCACCTGTATACTGTGTCATTACTGAATATCTGTCTCAAGGATCATTAAGGGCATACTTACACAAACTTGAGCACCAATCCCTCCCTTTgcaaaaactaattaaatttgctttAGATGTCGCTCGTGGCATGGAATACCTTCACTCACAAGGTGTAATTCATCGGGATCTTAAGCCTGAGAATGTTCTTATTGATGAAGACATGCACTTGAAAATTGCAGATTTTGGTATAGCTTGTCCTGAGGCCTTTTTTGACCCATTAGCTGATGATCCCGGAACTTACCGATGGATGGCACCGGAGATGATCAAACACAAACCTTGTAGTCGAAAGGTTGACGTGTACAGCTTTGGGCTTATGTTATGGGAAATGGTATCTGGTGCAATTCCATACGAGGATATGACTCCCATTCAAGCAGCCTTTGCTGTTGTGAATAAG aaTCTTAGGCCTGTTATCTCAAGTGATTGTCCATTAGCAATGCGAGCTTTAATCGAGCAATGTTGGTCGCTACAACCGGACAAGAGACCTGATTTCTGGCAGATTGTGAAGGTATTAGAGCAATTCGAATCTTCGCTTGCTCGTGATGGGACACTGAATTTATTAGGTAACCCTCTGTCTAGTTTCCATGACCATAAGAAAGGGCTCCTCCATTGGATTCAAAAGCTTGGCCCCCTACATCCCGAAGTTTCATCCTCGCCCGTGCCAAAACCAAAATTCTCATAA
- the LOC101204514 gene encoding uncharacterized protein LOC101204514 has protein sequence MGSSSSTFPVICLLHSVVAITSGTLMMFYMKEIYTIGHGIEIATKLMGSTPHDQLLIRTSDSFSGLLLFAIGFLLFMVAFVKDREFQGFFAKGCTVLHVSMAMWRFYFERRVEDLAWDWLRQIVGDILLALSWVFFLVYSWREKYD, from the coding sequence ATGGGATCGTCGTCCTCGACTTTCCCGGTTATCTGTCTTCTTCATTCTGTCGTCGCAATTACCAGCGGGACTCTTATGATGTTCTATATGAAGGAGATTTACACGATTGGCCATGGGATCGAAATCGCCACTAAGTTAATGGGCTCTACGCCACACGATCAGCTCCTGATTCGTACATCCGATTCGTTTTCCGGATTGCTTCTCTTTGCAATCGGTTTCCTTCTTTTCATGGTTGCGTTCGTCAAGGACAGGGAATTTCAAGGCTTTTTCGCCAAGGGCTGTACGGTGCTTCACGTCTCAATGGCGATGTGGAGATTCTACTTCGAGCGGAGGGTGGAGGATCTGGCTTGGGATTGGCTAAGGCAGATTGTTGGTGACATTCTTCTTGCTCTATCTTGGGTcttctttcttgtttattcctggagagaaaaatatgattag